Proteins encoded by one window of Amaranthus tricolor cultivar Red isolate AtriRed21 chromosome 4, ASM2621246v1, whole genome shotgun sequence:
- the LOC130810677 gene encoding uncharacterized protein LOC130810677, producing MERDDRFEAIEDKLDRLFAHLGIDNQNNRPPIPNPNCRPYEDRTIKIDLPEFDGISHDPSKYLEWERRMGEYFEFKETPPNQQFKIAKIKLTKSAAVWLESIQKQRFREERNRISTWDKLRKQMKRRYVPATYKQQLIVQLYPMKQGTRSVEDYLNEWERLYHLCDLHEPEENKVGKFIAGLREEFRERLMNTPDLTLQLATSIAMEIERQHKAANPQMRNNRTYTPRNTSAVTMPRKELPPSGPKPATPRTESNTKPQDIICFKCNGRGHYKRDCPNARAFTMKEWTDIRQNTNPKRLLVLKNGQEEELDPPSLSDGDGTFIRDEQGNWRPFEGDSEEEGQGELEKIPPEEEHLNLIIRRSFHNTPLSKKSDQRENIFQTKCKIQGKVCELIIDSGSEANCVSKQLVEELHLKTKAHPNPYKMKWLDTKASGSVKHQCPVVLTLGTYEDEVLCDVLDMDACHLLLGRPWQYDKRAIHNGYDNTYTIRHNGKRKEFLPLPPHRAVPPKPSKEHVQLMNRKECEREVQGTEELYLLVTKEVQDPTPIPAEMARLLEQYKDVFPTELPPGLPPFRGVEHQIDLLPGASLPNKPAYRTNPKEAQELQRQVEDLIKRGYVRESLSPCAVPTLLVPKKDGTWRMCIDSRSVNNITIKYRFPIPRIDDILDELGGSQWFSKVDLRSGYHQIRMKTGDEWKTAFKTKYGLYEWLVMPFGLTGAPSTFMRLMNEILRPFLGKFIVVYLDDILIYSKDIAAHLDHLQQLFEVLRKQRLYAKLEKCNFLLPEVSFLGYIVGKEGVKVDPIKVQAIQEWPTPTTLTQIRSFHGLASFYRRFIRGFSSVMAPITECTKQGKFTWTPKAQKAFETLKSMICSAPILKLPDFTKPFELECDASGMGIGAVLVQEGRPVAFFSEKLNNSRLNYSTYNKEFYAIIRALDHWSHYLRIQPFILHTDHESLKYINSQHKLSSRHARWVEFMQTFDFSAKYKVGKTNIIADALSRKYNMLGILGAKILGFEFIKDQYQTCPDFADIYKSCETTPDVEV from the coding sequence ATGGAAAGGGATGATAGGTTTGAAGCTATTGAGGATAAATTGGATAGGTTGTTCGCACATTTAGGGATCGATAATCAGAACAACAGACCACCAATACCAAACCCTAATTGTCGACCATATGAGGATCGGACCATTAAAATCGATCTTCCTGAGTTTGATGGCATATCACATGACCCCTCTAAGTACCTGGAATGGGAGAGAAGAATGGGAGAATACTTTGAATTTAAAGAAACACCCCCAAACCAACAATTTAAGATTGCCAAGATCAAACTAACCAAATCAGCTGCAGTTTGGTTAGAAAGCATTCAAAAACAAAGATTTAGGGAAGAAAGGAATAGGATTAGCACTTGGGACAAACTCAGGAAGCAAATGAAGAGGAGATATGTCCCAGCCACGTACAAGCAGCAACTGATTGTACAGTTGTATCCTATGAAACAGGGAACTAGGTCAGTAGAGGACTACCTGAATGAATGGGAGAGATTGTATCACCTTTGTGACCTTCATGAACCAGAGGAAAATAAAGTAGGAAAGTTCATAGCTGGATTAAGGGAAGAATTTAGGGAAAGGTTGATGAATACACCTGACCTTACACTACAACTTGCTACCTCTATAGCCATGGAGATTGAGAGACAACACAAGGCAGCAAACCCCCAAATGAGGAACAACAGGACCTATACCCCAAGGAACACTAGTGCTGTGACCATGCCTAGAAAGGAGTTACCACCCTCTGGACCTAAACCTGCTACCCCCAGAACAGAGTCAAACACCAAGCCACAGGACATCATTTGTTTTAAATGCAATGGGAGGGGACACTATAAGAGGGATTGTCCCAATGCAAGGGCGTTTACCATGAAAGAATGGACTGACATTAGGCAAAACACTAACCCTAAGAGACTCCTGGTGTTAAAGAATGGGCAGGAGGAAGAGTTAGACCCTCCCAGCCTAAGTGATGGTGATGGTACATTTATAAGAGATGAGCAGGGAAACTGGCGCCCTTTTGAAGGAGATTCTGAGGAGGAAGGACAGGGAGAGCTGGAAAAAATTCCCCCTGAGGAAGAGCACTTGAACCTCATTATTAGAAGGAGCTTTCACAACACACCCTTGAGTAAAAAATCAGACCAAAGAGAGAATATCTTCCAAACAAAATGTAAAATACAGGGGAAGGTGTGTGAGttgattattgatagtgggAGTGAGGCAAATTGTGTCAGTAAGCAGTTAGTGGAGGAGTTACACCTAAAGACTAAGGCTCACCCTAATCCTTAtaaaatgaaatggttagacaccAAGGCTAGTGGTTCAGTAAAACATCAGTGCCCAGTAGTCTTGACTTTGGGAACATATGAGGATGAAGTTTTGTGTGATGTCTTAGATATGGATGCATGCCACCTCTTGCTAGGTAGACCCTGGCAATATGACAAGAGAGCCATACACAATGGTTATGACAACACTTACACTATTAGACACAATGGGAAGAGGAAAGAATTTTTACCCCTGCCCCCACACAGAGCAGTGCCACCTAAGCCCTCTAAGGAACATGTGCAGTTGATGAATAGAAAAGAGTGTGAAAGGGAAGTGCAGGGAACAGAAGAGCTGTATTTGTTAGTTACCAAAGAAGTACAAGATCCCACACCTATACCTGCTGAAATGGCTAGACTATTAGAACAATATAAGGATGTGTTTCCCACTGAGCTACCACCTGGATTACCACCATTCAGGGGGGTGGAACACCAAATTGACTTACTACCTGGGGCTAGTCTTCCTAACAAGCCTGCTTATAGGACTAATCCCAAAGAGGCCCAAGAATTACAGAGACAGGTAGAGGATTTGATAAAGAGGGGCTATGTCAGGGAGAGTTTGAGTCCTTGTGCAGTACCCACTCTACTTGTGCCTAAGAAGGATGGCACATGGAGAATGTGTATTGATAGTCGTAGTGTaaacaacataaccatcaagTATAGGTTCCCTATACCTAGGATTGATGACATATTGGATGAATTAGGGGGTTCTCAATGGTTTAGCAAGGTGGATCTCAGGAGTGGATACCACCAAATCAGGATGAAAAcaggggatgagtggaaaacagcCTTCAAAACCAAGTATGGGCTGTATGAGTGGCTtgttatgccctttggtttgaCAGGTGCTCCTAGCACTTTTATGCGCCTGATGAATGAGATTTTGAGACCTTTCCTAGGGAAGTTTATAGTTGTTTACCTAGATGACATACTCATCTACAGCAAGGATATAGCAGCCCATCTAGACCACCTCCAACAACTATTTGAAGTTCTAAGGAAACAGAGGTTGTATGCAAAGCTTGAAAAATGTAATTTCTTACTGCCTGAGGTTAGCTTCTTAGGGTATATTGTGGGCAAGGAGGGAGTCAAGGTAGACCCAATAAAAGTCCAAGCCATACAGGAGTGGCCCACACCCACAACACTCACACAAATTAGGTCTTTTCATGGGCTGGCCTCCTTCTACAGGAGGTTTATCAGGGGCTTCAGCTCTGTTATGGCACCCATAACAGAGTGCACGAAACAGGGGAAGTTTACCTGGACACCCAAGGCACAGAAGGCCTTTGAAACCCTTAAAAGTATGATATGTAGTGCTCCCATTCTCAAGCTACCTGATTTCACTAAACCCTTTGAGTTAGAATGTGATGCCAGTGGTATGGGAATTGGGGCAGTGCTTGTTCAAGAAGGTAGACCAGTGGCATTTTTCAGTGAAAAGCTTAACAATAGTAGGCTTAATTACTCCACCTATAACAAGGAGTTCTATGCTATCATAAGAGCTTTAGACCATTGGTCCCACTACTTAAGAATTCAACCATTCATCCTGCATACTGACCATGAATCCTTGAAATATATAAACAGTCAACATAAGTTGAGTAGTAGGCATGCTAGGTGGGTAGAATTCATGCAAACCTTTGATTTTTCAGCTAAGTACAAGGTGGGCAAGACCAACATCATTGCTGATGCCCTTAGCAGGAAGTACAACATGCTGGGTATATTAGGTGCCAAGATTTTGGGTTTTGAGTTCATTAAGGACCAATATCAGACCTGTCCTGACTTTGCTGACATATATAAATCATGTGAAACCACACctgatgtggaagtgtaa